The Dyella sp. 2HG41-7 sequence TCGCGCGGGCATGATCCGCAAGCTCGCCGCCGGCCTCTACACCTGGTCGCCGCTGGGCCTGCGCGTGCTGCGCAAGGTGGAGCATATCGTGCGCGAGGAAATGAACCGCGCCGGCGCGATCGAAATGCTGATGCCTTCCGTACAGCCGCGCGAGCTGTGGGAAGAAACCGGTCGCTGGGAAAAATTCGGCGGCCAGCTGTTGAAGATCAAAGACCGCAAAGAGCAGGAATTCTGCTACGGCCCCACGCACGAAGAAGTCGTGACCGATTTCGCGCGCAACGAGCTGAAGAGCTACAAGCAGCTGCCGGTCAACTTCTATCAGATTCAAACCAAGTTCCGCGACGAGATTCGTCCGCGCTTCGGCGTCATGCGCGCGCGCGAATTCCTGATGAAGGATGCGTACTCCTTCCATCTCACGCAGGAGTCGCTGGCTGAAACGTATGACGTGATGTATCAGGCGTATTCGCGCATCTTTACGCGCCTGGGCCTGAAATTCCGTGCAGTGCAGGCGGACACCGGCGCCATCGGCGGCAACGCGAGCAACGAATTCCAGGTGCTGGCCGATTCGGGCGAAGATCTGATCGCCTTCTCCAACGGTTCCGATTACGCCGCCAATATCGAAAAAGCCGAAGCGCTTGCGCCGGCCACCACGCGCCCTGCCCCCGCTGCATCGCTACAGCGCGTGGATACGCCGCGCGTGCGTACGGTCGAGGATGTCGCCAAGCATTTCGGCATCGGCGCCGATCGCATCGTCAAAACGATTTTCGTACGCGGCAACGAAGGTCTGGTGGCGCTGTGTTTGCGTGGCGATCATGAAATCAATGAAGTAAAGGCTTGCAAGCTTCCCGAACTGCCCGACGAATCCGTGCTCGCTACGGAAGAAGAAATTCTCGCGGCTGTCGGCGCACGCCCCGGCTTCGTCGGTCCGGTCGGTCTGCCCGAGTCGATTCCCGTCATCGTCGACCGCAGCGCGGCCGTACTCGCCGATTTCATTTGCGGCGGCAACGCCAACGACACGCATTACACCGGCGCCAACTGGGAACGCGATGCGCGCATCACGCGCGTGGAAGATATTCGCCAGATCGTGGCGGGCGATCCTTCGCCCGATGGTCACGGCACGCTGCAGATTGCGCGCGGCATCGAAGTCGGCCATATCTTCCAGCTCGGCAAAAAGTATGCGGAGGCGCTCAACGCCACCGTGCTCGACGATCAGGGCAAGAAGCAAGTGATGCTGATGGGCTGCTACGGCATCGGCGTCAGCCGCATCGTGGCCGCCGCCATCGAACAGCGTCACGACGACGCCGGCATTATCTGGCCCGACGCGATGGCGCCGTGGCGTGTCGCCGTGTGCGTGATCAATCCGAAAAATTCGCCCGACGTCGATGCGGCAGCCGAGTCGCTCTACGACGAACTCGTCGCGCGCGGTATCGAAACCGTGTGGGACGATCGCGGCCTGCGCCCCGGCGCTATGTTTGCCGATATGGAGTTGATCGGCATTCCGCACCGCGTGGTGGTCAGCGAGCGCGGCCTAGCGGCCGGCACTCTCGAATATCGCGCCCGCACTGCCGCCGAAAGCAGCGCCATTACGCGCGATGAGCTTTTTGAAATATTGGGTTGATACGCTCACCAAGGTTTAAAAAGGGCCGCTTTATGCGGCCTTTTTTATGCGCGCTCGTCACGCCAAGAAAATCGCGGTGTAGTACAAAAACGATTATCTAAGTGCCCGCCATTTTTGCAATTTATCCCTCGATGCGAGAGAATAAAAAATCTATCCGGGCATATTATTCATAATCCTATAGCTCGGAGTGTTCTGCTCATTTTCTTTTTACCGGAGCCGCACATGGCCATTGATATCAAGAGCCTCAACCATAACCAGCTCAATGACCTGATTCAAAAAGCGCAATTGCGTCAAAACGAATTGCAAAAAGAAAAAATCACCAAAGTGCGTGAAAAGGTGCATGCCCTGCTGAAAGCCGAAGGCGTCACGTTCGAAGATATTTTCGGCGCCGGCGCAGTCGTGCGCGGCAAGCGCCGTGGCACCGGCTCCGTCGCCCCGAAATACCGCAATCCCGCCGATCCGGAACAGACCTGGTCCGGCCGCGGCAAGCGTCCGCGCTGGTTCAACGATGCGCTGAAAGCCGGCAAGAAAGAAAAAGATCTCGCGATCTGATTGTCGCGAACGCCCTAAAAAGCGCCGGTCAATGCCGGCGCTTTTTTTGTTGGCGAGGCCTCACAACGAGCGACGCGGAGCGATCAACAATTCGCCGAACATAAGCCCCGCGACCAGCGATATCAGCAAGGTCACCAGCAAGATGCCAGTATCGAAGCCGAGCGTCGCATTGCGTTCGAGCAGATACGAAACGCTGCGAAACCCCACGCTGCCCGGCACCAGCAACAAAATGCCCGGCTCGCGAATCACCGCGCCGGGGCGACCGGCATAGCGCGCGTAAAGGTTCGCCATCGCGCTCAGCAACAAACCACCGAGGAAAACGCCGAATGGAGCGCCGGAGATGCTCAAGGAAATCTCACCGCCAAGACGTGTGGTGAGATAGCCCGCGATCACCGCAAGAATCACCACCGGCCAATCGCGTAGCGCCGCGCGAAACAGGATGGCAAAGGCGATGGCGGCTAAAAGCAGCGCCGGATAATCGATCCATCCCGGCAACGCCGGCAACGCAAAATCGCGCGGTTCGATATGGAGCACGGCGCAAATCTGCGTCGCCGCAACCGTGCCGAAGGTGAGCTTGAGCAGCGTCGACATCGCGCCGCCCATGCGCGCCATGCCTGAAACCAGATGCTGGCTGGAAATCTCGCGCACGGCCGTGGTCAGCGACATGCCCGGCACCAGCACAATCAGCCCCGCCAACACCACGGACTTGATCGCCAACGGCACCACAAACGCGCTCACGACAATCGCCGTCAACGTGGCGACCATCGCGCAGATCGCATCGCTGGCAACCTGCAGGCGCGGGCGCGTCGCCGACAAAATAGTGATGGTGCCGATCATCAAGCCGACAAACGCGGCGACCAGCAGATCCGTCCAGGCGGTATGCAGAAACAGCGCGTCGATGGCGGCCGCGGACAAGCCGTAGCTAAGAATCACGCCTGCCTGTTGACGCGGCGTATCGGGAATTTCCAGTGCGCGCAGCAGACGGAAGCCTTCGCGCAAATCCAGCTCACCGGCGATCACCCGATCAGCAATCTCGTCCGCGCGACACAGCTTGTCGAGATTGACGTCGCCGGGCAGCAGCCTCACCACCTGGGTCACCTGCGCCAAACGTCCCTCGTCGCCCTGTGCGAGGTCTGCAAAGGAAATAATGATCGCCGTAGGACTGGACCACACGTCCGCGCTGAGACCGATCCGGTGCGCGGAACTGGTAATGGCCATTTCCAAGCGCGGCGAGGACGCGCCGTACTTATGCAGGCGCGTCGCAAGCTCGACCAGAAAGGCCATGCGCGTATTGAGCGCCGTGGTGGCGAATTGCACGTTCATGCCGTAATCGCCCTTGGTCGGGCGACGGCGACATGCGGTAACGAAGATGGATACGTGACAGCGGACATGGCTCCATTTTTACCGGAACCGCGCCACTTTTGTATGCAAAGGCTGTCGAGTCCGATACGCGGCCCGATCAAACGGGCCGCACGTTCAACGTCGTGCCATCAACTGACACCACTTCCACCGTGCTGCCAACCGGCAAATCGGGGCCGCTGACAAGCCACTGTCCGTCGCCTACTCGCGCCTTGCCGCGACCGTTGCTGATCGCCTCGATCAGCACATAGCGCCCGCCAATAAGCTGCTCGCCGCGCCGATTAAGCCGCCCATCGCCAACCTGGCCTTGCTGAAACCTCGGCCGAAGGACGTACCCATAAACCGCGCACGACACGAACGCCAACACCACAAAGGCAATCGCCTGGGCGAGTAGCGAAAGACCGGGCACGAACAAGGTCAGCAATCCCGTCGCGGCTGCACCGATGCCGATCCACAACATGAAAAACCCAGGCATCGCGACTTCAATGCCGATCAACACCAACGCGACGATCCACCAGAGGTAATGCGCAGCAACGCTTGCAAACATGATCGACTCCAAAATGTTTCGAAGCAAAACATGCATGACGGGCCGACTGGCGGCCCGTCATATCACCAACCGCACTCAGCCGATGGACGGCGGCGTGCGGCGCGCCGCGATCTTTTCCTGCTGCTGCCCGAACGACTCTTTCGCCAATTCTGCGATGCCCGCCAGCGACCCGAGAATGCCGGTTGCTTCCATCGGCAACATCAGCATCTTCTGATTAGGCGAATTGGCCATTTCCTTCAGCGCTTCCACATATTTGTTGGCGACGAAATAATTGAGCGCATTGACGTCGCCGCTGGCGATCGCATCGGAGACGAGTTTCGTCGCCTGCGCTTCGGCTTCGGCTAAACGAATGCGCGCTTCGGCTTCGCGGAACGCCGCTTCTTTTTTGCCGTCGGCCGCAAGAATGGCGGATTGCTTTTCACCGTCCGCTTTCAGAATGGCCGACTGACGCATGCCTTCGGCTTCCAGAATCTGCGCGCGCTTTTCGCGCTCGGCTTTCATCTGGCGCGCCATGGAATCGACCAGATCGCGCGGCGGCGCAATGTCTTTGATCTCGATGCGATTGACTTTTACGCCCCACGGATGCGTGGCTTCGTCCACGACAGTGAGCAACTTAGCGTTGATCGCGTCGCGCTGGCTTAGCGACTCGTCCAGATCCATCGATCCCAGCACGGTACGGATATTGGTCATGATCAGCGCGAGCGCCGCCTGCTCCAAATTCGCCACTTCATACGCCGCTTTGGCGGCATCCAACACTTGGTAAAACACCACGCCGTCCACGCGCACGACGGCGTTGTCCTTGGTGATGACATCTTGGCTGGGCACATCCAGCACCTGTTCCATCATGTTCATCTTGCGACCGATGGTGTAGACGAACGGAACTAGAAAATGCAAACCGGGCGAGAGCGTGCGCGTATAACGACCGAAGTGCTCGACCGTCCATTCGTAACCCTGCGGAACGATACGTACCAGCTTGGCTACGACGATGATCGCAACGATCACCAAAACGAGTGCAACGAAACCTTCCGTACTTCCCATGACATCTCCTCCTTTTGACCAGGCGGAGTATAGGGCAGCTCTTTGTACACCCCAGTTACGTTATGACGTAGTGCTAGAAAGTAACGGTAAAATCAGCGTTACGCGTAAGCCGCCATCCTCGCGATTGGCCAGCGCAATGCGACCGCCGTGGGCTTCGCTGATTTCGCGCGCCAGCGCCAAGCCCAAACCAGTGCCCGAACGCTTGGTGGAATAGAACGGCAAGAGTGCCTGGGACAACACCGTTTCGCTCATGCCCGGACCGCGGTCGGCCACTTCCACACGCAGTTCGTGCCCGACGACGGTAAGCGACAAAGTGACGCCCTCGGGCGCGCTGCCCGATTCATGCGCGTTTTTGATCAAATTGATCAGCACTTGTTCGATTTGCGCGGTGTCAAACCAACCCGGCTGTGTCGGCGCGTTGCCGACCAATTGGAATTGACAATGCAAGGCCAGCCCGTCCAGAAACGGCTTCCACTCGATCAGGATCGGACGCGGCGCAGGCAATTTGGCAAAGCGCGCATAGCCGTCGATAAAACCGTGCAGATGGCGAGCGCGCTCGCCGATCGTGCCGAAAACACCGGGCAAACGTTGCACGTCGCCGCGCCGCGCTAACTCGGCGCCGGAGTGCGCAAGCGAAGAAATCGGCGCGAGCGAATTGTTCAATTCATGACTCACCACGCGAATCACGCGCTTCCATGCTGCCACTTCCTGCCGCGACAATTCGCGCGTCATACGACGGAACAGCTGCAGACGATGCGGCCTGCCCTGCAGTCGAAAACTGCGTTGCGAGAGATGGAAGGTTTCTTCGCTGCCGTCCATTTCCACGCTGAAAAGCGCGTCTTCCGTGCCTTCGGTCGCCTTGCGCAGGGCTTCGGGCGCGTCGGCGATCAAGCTGCCGAAATGCAGGCCGTTGAGGCTGCGCCCTTCGTTGAACAAATGCCGTGCCGCGATGTTGGCGTACGCCACCCGACCACTGCCATCCGTCAACACTAGCGCCACGGGCGTGTTCTGCACCACGGTATCGAGCAGCAATTCGCGTTGCGCGAGATTCTGCCGTTGTTCGCGCAGCGTCTGACCGAGCTCATTGTGCACATGGATGAGATCGCCCAATTCATCGCGACGATCCAGCGCAATGGAAATACTGAAATCCCCGTCGCGATAACTCGCTACCGCACCCTCCAACGCACGCAGCAGACGCGTCACCGGGTCCATCACGATATGCGCGAACCACCAGCAAAGCGGCGCAAGCACCGCTGCGCAGATCACGATGGCTTCGGTATGCGTCGGTGTGGCCAGTTGCAGCTTCAGTTCATTGTGGAACCACAACAACGCCTGTGGCAGCGGCCATTGCGTTACGCCGACATAGACCAGCGCGCCGGTGAGCGCCGCCAGCGCCAGCCACATCGCCAGGCGAGCCTCCAGCGATCTTATGCGCATGAAGCACCCCGGCTTTGGTACGTGCGTGGAGGCATGGACGATCTCCCCGTGGAATGCAGTTGTTCTACACGTTGCGACGTATGCATACCACTGCCGGAAGCTTGTTCCGGTTGCCGCCGCGAGCGCCACGCATGGGCGCTCGCTTCGAAGTCCAATCCGATGCGGGCGCGAATCACGCCTGCGAGATCAATCCGTAGCGTTCCATGCGCCGATAAAGCGCCTGGCGCGACAAGCCCAGCGATTGAGCCGCGCGGCTTACCACGCCATCGGCGCGATGCAAGGCCGTTTCCACCACTTCGCGACTGGGCTCGTCGAGATTGCGCACCGCCGCCGCGCCCGCGTGTTGCGGCAGATTGAGCTGCTCGGGCGTGATCGGACCGCTACCCGCCAACAGCGCCGCGCGTTCGATCGCGTTCTTCAACTCGCGCACGTTGCCCGGCCACGGATACGTGAGCAGCGCCTCGCGTGCGGCATCGTTGAGTTCTGCGCGGCCTGCCAGAAAGAAATCGGCCAGCGGCAGAATGTCGTCGATCCGCTCGGACAGCGGCGGCAAGTTCACGTCGATCACGTTGAGCCGGTAATAAAGATCTTCGCGGAACGTACCGGCGCGAATCATGCCTTTGAGATCGGCGTTGGTGGCGCTCAACACGCGCACTTTCACCTTGCGCGTGCGTCCGGAGCCAAGTCGTTCGAACTGCCCGGTTTCTAGCACGCGCAGCAGTTTCATCTGTCCCGGCAACGGCAGATTTCCGATCTCGTCGAGGAATAAGGTGCCGCCGTCGGCAAGCTCGAAACGTCCTTCGCGCGCTTTGTTCGCGCCCGTATACGCACCGGCGTCAGCGCCGAACAGCTCCGCTTCGATCAGCTCGCCCGGCAACGCGCCGCAGTTCACGGCGATAAATGGGCCGTCCTTCACCGACGAATTGGCATGCACGATCGCCGCGATGCGCTCCTTGCCCGAGCCGTTGGGGCCGGTGATCAACACCGGCACATCCGAACGCGCCACCTGGCAGGCGAGATCGATGGTGCGCGCCATCGCTTCGGAGGCGAACACCAAGCCATCCAGCTCGTATTTGCGCTGCAAGGCGTCGCGGCGCTTGCGGCGCTCCTGACGCGTGCGATTGACCTCGCGCGTGGATTCCGACAGCTCCAGCAGGTTCTCCACCGTCGCCAGCAGCTTGGAGTCGTCCCACGGCTTGGCGAGGTAGTCGGCGGCGCCGGCCTTCACCAATTCCACGGCCGTTTCCAGATGCGTCCACGCTGTCAGCAAGATGACAGGCAGATCGGCGTGCGCTTGCCGGATATCGCGAAACAGGGTCACGCCTTCTTCGCCTGACGTGGTGTCGGCCGTGAAGTTCATATCCTGAATGACCACATCGACGGATTCGCGCCCCAGCATGGCCAAGCCCTCGTGCGGCGTCAGCGCCACCAACGGGCGTACGTCGTGCAAGGACAGCAGCAGCGAGAGCGCCTCGCCTACGGCAGGGTTGTCGTCGATGATCAGTACGGTACGCATTCGTTTCCTACACATGCGGGCATAGATGCCGCTCCCGCCCAAAAGGTTGCCATGCCCAATGGCCTACGTATACGGCGATGAGTCATGGAACCCAAAAAAACACACGTAACAACGTGTTAGCGGTCACGTGAAACCTCTGCCGGCGCGGCGTCGCCAGCGGCCTGAGCCAGCGGCAGCGCGTCGTTCACGAGATGCGTCAGAAAACGGCCCGGCTGCTCCTGCATCACCATATGCGCGGCGTCGGCGAAAATGACCAGTCGTTTGGACGGGGCCTGCAGCTTGTCGAACCATTGTTCGGCGAGCTCGTGCGAGGTGGTTTCGTCATGCGCGCCCACAAACAGGATCACGGGGCACTTGAAATGCGTCGTGTTGTCGAAATCGACGTCGATAACGGACGCCATCAGATGATGGATGGTGAACGCGCTGCCTTTGTCGATCGCATCCAGTTCTTGTTGGCTGTAATCCGGCGACAGCGTCTCCGCATCGGAATCGAAACTGTAGTTCTGCCGACCAAACGCCAGACCGCCGTAAAACATTTCCCACTTGCTGCGCACGCCAAGGCGGTCGAGCGTCAAGGGCGCCGTGCCGGGATACGGCGCAATGCCTTTCAGTTCCGCGAGCGCTTTCGCATTGCCGCTCGCTTGAGCCTCACGCAGCGCAAAGCCGTAGCCGATTTCCTCATTCCGGCGCACATTCACCACCTGCCCCACACCGATATAGGCGTAAAGCCAGTCGGGATGCTGTTGCGCCAGACGTGTGCCCAGCACCGTGCCCCACGAATGTCCCAGCACGAAGATTTTTTGCTTGTGGTAATGCTCTCGCAGATATTGCACTACCTGCGCTGCATCGTCCGTCATGCCTTCGATGGTCATGCCCGGCGCCATGTTCTGTTCGCTATTGGCCGCGTACGTCT is a genomic window containing:
- a CDS encoding proline--tRNA ligase; translation: MRLSQFHLATVKEVPADAEIASHQLMIRAGMIRKLAAGLYTWSPLGLRVLRKVEHIVREEMNRAGAIEMLMPSVQPRELWEETGRWEKFGGQLLKIKDRKEQEFCYGPTHEEVVTDFARNELKSYKQLPVNFYQIQTKFRDEIRPRFGVMRAREFLMKDAYSFHLTQESLAETYDVMYQAYSRIFTRLGLKFRAVQADTGAIGGNASNEFQVLADSGEDLIAFSNGSDYAANIEKAEALAPATTRPAPAASLQRVDTPRVRTVEDVAKHFGIGADRIVKTIFVRGNEGLVALCLRGDHEINEVKACKLPELPDESVLATEEEILAAVGARPGFVGPVGLPESIPVIVDRSAAVLADFICGGNANDTHYTGANWERDARITRVEDIRQIVAGDPSPDGHGTLQIARGIEVGHIFQLGKKYAEALNATVLDDQGKKQVMLMGCYGIGVSRIVAAAIEQRHDDAGIIWPDAMAPWRVAVCVINPKNSPDVDAAAESLYDELVARGIETVWDDRGLRPGAMFADMELIGIPHRVVVSERGLAAGTLEYRARTAAESSAITRDELFEILG
- a CDS encoding H-NS histone family protein, with protein sequence MAIDIKSLNHNQLNDLIQKAQLRQNELQKEKITKVREKVHALLKAEGVTFEDIFGAGAVVRGKRRGTGSVAPKYRNPADPEQTWSGRGKRPRWFNDALKAGKKEKDLAI
- a CDS encoding threonine/serine exporter family protein, with the protein product MNVQFATTALNTRMAFLVELATRLHKYGASSPRLEMAITSSAHRIGLSADVWSSPTAIIISFADLAQGDEGRLAQVTQVVRLLPGDVNLDKLCRADEIADRVIAGELDLREGFRLLRALEIPDTPRQQAGVILSYGLSAAAIDALFLHTAWTDLLVAAFVGLMIGTITILSATRPRLQVASDAICAMVATLTAIVVSAFVVPLAIKSVVLAGLIVLVPGMSLTTAVREISSQHLVSGMARMGGAMSTLLKLTFGTVAATQICAVLHIEPRDFALPALPGWIDYPALLLAAIAFAILFRAALRDWPVVILAVIAGYLTTRLGGEISLSISGAPFGVFLGGLLLSAMANLYARYAGRPGAVIREPGILLLVPGSVGFRSVSYLLERNATLGFDTGILLVTLLISLVAGLMFGELLIAPRRSL
- a CDS encoding NfeD family protein, whose translation is MFASVAAHYLWWIVALVLIGIEVAMPGFFMLWIGIGAAATGLLTLFVPGLSLLAQAIAFVVLAFVSCAVYGYVLRPRFQQGQVGDGRLNRRGEQLIGGRYVLIEAISNGRGKARVGDGQWLVSGPDLPVGSTVEVVSVDGTTLNVRPV
- a CDS encoding SPFH domain-containing protein, with product MGSTEGFVALVLVIVAIIVVAKLVRIVPQGYEWTVEHFGRYTRTLSPGLHFLVPFVYTIGRKMNMMEQVLDVPSQDVITKDNAVVRVDGVVFYQVLDAAKAAYEVANLEQAALALIMTNIRTVLGSMDLDESLSQRDAINAKLLTVVDEATHPWGVKVNRIEIKDIAPPRDLVDSMARQMKAEREKRAQILEAEGMRQSAILKADGEKQSAILAADGKKEAAFREAEARIRLAEAEAQATKLVSDAIASGDVNALNYFVANKYVEALKEMANSPNQKMLMLPMEATGILGSLAGIAELAKESFGQQQEKIAARRTPPSIG
- a CDS encoding ATP-binding protein codes for the protein MRIRSLEARLAMWLALAALTGALVYVGVTQWPLPQALLWFHNELKLQLATPTHTEAIVICAAVLAPLCWWFAHIVMDPVTRLLRALEGAVASYRDGDFSISIALDRRDELGDLIHVHNELGQTLREQRQNLAQRELLLDTVVQNTPVALVLTDGSGRVAYANIAARHLFNEGRSLNGLHFGSLIADAPEALRKATEGTEDALFSVEMDGSEETFHLSQRSFRLQGRPHRLQLFRRMTRELSRQEVAAWKRVIRVVSHELNNSLAPISSLAHSGAELARRGDVQRLPGVFGTIGERARHLHGFIDGYARFAKLPAPRPILIEWKPFLDGLALHCQFQLVGNAPTQPGWFDTAQIEQVLINLIKNAHESGSAPEGVTLSLTVVGHELRVEVADRGPGMSETVLSQALLPFYSTKRSGTGLGLALAREISEAHGGRIALANREDGGLRVTLILPLLSSTTS
- a CDS encoding sigma-54 dependent transcriptional regulator — encoded protein: MRTVLIIDDNPAVGEALSLLLSLHDVRPLVALTPHEGLAMLGRESVDVVIQDMNFTADTTSGEEGVTLFRDIRQAHADLPVILLTAWTHLETAVELVKAGAADYLAKPWDDSKLLATVENLLELSESTREVNRTRQERRKRRDALQRKYELDGLVFASEAMARTIDLACQVARSDVPVLITGPNGSGKERIAAIVHANSSVKDGPFIAVNCGALPGELIEAELFGADAGAYTGANKAREGRFELADGGTLFLDEIGNLPLPGQMKLLRVLETGQFERLGSGRTRKVKVRVLSATNADLKGMIRAGTFREDLYYRLNVIDVNLPPLSERIDDILPLADFFLAGRAELNDAAREALLTYPWPGNVRELKNAIERAALLAGSGPITPEQLNLPQHAGAAAVRNLDEPSREVVETALHRADGVVSRAAQSLGLSRQALYRRMERYGLISQA
- a CDS encoding alpha/beta hydrolase, whose amino-acid sequence is MPLFGRVRWCATWLVAAAVMAPLYAANTSHDDANAQNKPQTMTRAEVTAIIANSRRIVTPNGVDEMVKVPINGIDQWLSIRGKDRRNPILLMLHGGPASPSMPDDYTYQSSWEDYFTVVQWDQRGAGKTYAANSEQNMAPGMTIEGMTDDAAQVVQYLREHYHKQKIFVLGHSWGTVLGTRLAQQHPDWLYAYIGVGQVVNVRRNEEIGYGFALREAQASGNAKALAELKGIAPYPGTAPLTLDRLGVRSKWEMFYGGLAFGRQNYSFDSDAETLSPDYSQQELDAIDKGSAFTIHHLMASVIDVDFDNTTHFKCPVILFVGAHDETTSHELAEQWFDKLQAPSKRLVIFADAAHMVMQEQPGRFLTHLVNDALPLAQAAGDAAPAEVSRDR